The segment TTttacgtttttattttgaaaagataagaCCGGAAGTTGTTTTGAGTTGCGCGGAACAGGGAATTAATTGAAAAGTGGTTAACGCTAGACATTTCAATGTTTTACTTTACAGGCGAATTATAAACATTGTATACAGTTAACATGTGCTGTAGCCACCGGCTGTAACATATAGCTAAAAGGCACAACTAGTTTAAAGTGTATTACTCATGGACTGTATACAAGTATTAACGCTACCATATTGAACGATAATGTCATGCTAGCCACCTAGCTAGCTGTTgttaataacaaaaacaatatgataTAACTAGCTTTATGATCAGATTGAACGTGGCGAGGACCGTATCGACACCTTGTCcagtaatatttaaaatatggatAAGTCAACCGTGTCGAAGGCAGCAGTGGGAGAGGGTGCAGATAAATGTTACATCTGTCTGAGCCCCTTTGAAAAGCAGATAATAGCCTCTCTTGAAAACTGCCAGCACGTCTTTTGCATTGATTGTATACTCCAGTGGTCCCAGGTAATCGTACGCGTCACCTGGCACTCCTGTCCAGCAACATATGTCATGTCTTTACTACACTTACTTTGAtcagaatattatatattttacattcttCCAAGAAGGTGTAGCAATCCCACTAGCAATGCCATATATTGACTTGCGTTTCAAAATGAGGGTAATTATCCCACATTCGTGGCTCCCTCTTCTTTTAGCAAAGGATAGCTGCAGTGACATGATATCAAAGTTCAACACCATGTCAAAAGACATTTTAGGTTAGACCTGAATGATGAAATGATTGACTCAGTCATTATGTTAAGATTCAATTATCTTTTAATCAATTAAATGCCAACATGTTATCTGCCTCAAATGTAAAGATGTGATGCTTTCCTCTAttttatatcattgtaaatggaatatatttgggtttcaGGCTGTAATCTAAAGATGTCACATTTGTCTCTCAGATTTTGTTGACGCAACAATAGATGTATTCATTTAGAAAAGATAATGAAAATATTCGTTAATTGCAGGACTattacatacaatatatgtatgAGCCTTCACTGGTGaaataccttttcttttctctgtacATGAAATTGTAAAAGACTATTATGTCTAAGCTGCATGAATAtcaagttttcttttgttattgtggTTGAAATTGAGaaatgttgttgctctgtcttGATTCTCAGACGGCCAACACTTGTCCTGTGGATCGGATCAGATTTGCTTTCATCCTCCAGAGACGGCGTCCTGGAGGGGCGATCCAAAAGAAGGTGATTATTTCCAGTGTCCTGAAGGAAGCTCCCTGCCAAGTATTTGGAAACGTGGGAATATGTTCTGCAATGTTTGGGGCCTGAACTGTTTGTGGTGTTGCTGCAGATCAAAGTGAGGACAAAGAAAagggaagatgaagaagacgatgaagaagaagaggggagcAACACTGTTATCTGCGAGGCATGTGGACGCAGCGACCACAGGCACCTGGTGCTCGTGTGCATACACTGTGATTCAGGGTAAGGCGTTGCAGTTTTATCTCTGGGAATTTTGGTCTTTCATTTAAGTACATACCGGGGTTTATTTGAGTCATAGCAGCAGCATTAAACTGACTACAATAGCTTGTTGTACATAACTGACTTTGACCACTCAAATGCCTACAACCTCTGGGGGAGCTGCtgaatttatttatgtttacgGTACTTAATCGCAGAACTGCGGTTGTACTTTTTGTTCCAGCTATCATATGGACTGCTTAACTCCATCATTAAACACTTGCCCTGAAGGTGACTGGGTTTGTGCGGAGTGTGCGGTCACTACCCAGCATACAGGTAAAGCTTTGTTGGTAACTAAGTCGGTATCTGGCACCATAAATATACAcatcatcttgttttttaaaacttatttgtgttattattttgcTAAATATTTGATCGTGGAAATGTAGCTGCCTCCTTCTGTAAAGCACCGCACTGGAGTTGTTGTATCCTTAGCCCATTAAATTACTGCCCACCATTTTCCATAGCAATAATAGTCCCTGATAAATGGGTCTTCCATGTAGGCATCTGTTTATGATCATTAAGTATGGCAGGTaatgataatacaaaatataacatacaaacaatcaaaaatataaatatttagtgCGATAGCGTATGAGGAAGTTGATTTTCATACCACACTGGCATGTTCTGAATCTCATAGCTGCCTAAATAGATTCATCCACACCAGGGATACAATATAGGAACATGTCTAAATTGCTCTCTATTTGGAAGTTTTCAAAGGATGAATGTTTCTCGTCTCTTGCCCACTGtaaaatatactataatatgCAGAAATACTCATTCTTTAAAGGTCCATTTGAAGGCACATATTTTCATTATGTGAATGTGACCCTGCTCAGACGCCTCCGTGGTGGAGGGGGAGATCAGTGATGGAGAACTAACGGACCTCCTAGCTGAAGTCGATGAAACTGCATCTACCAGCAGTCGCCTTCGGCCCTCCACTATGAATCGTCCCAGAAGCTCCGCGGATCGACGACACAGTCAGAGGATCCAGAGCAGAGCCAGCAGCGATCCCCATCCTCTACCCCAAACCTCCTGGGTCAGTTCAACATTACACAGAGAGTAACATCTGTTTATCTACCAGACAGCATGAAGTGACAAGATGTGTTCATACATAATATTTGAGTATTAGAGTTTACACAGTACAATTTGTTCTGAAGGTATCTCCAGAGTCATCAGAGACTCTTTGAACCTCCTGGATGAAACATAGATgctagtttttttgtttttgtaaataaaatataacacgTTTATTGttctatgtaaatataaaataatagaGAGTAACATTGTTTGCATTTAACAGAAAAGTCACAACTGGTGGAAcagattaaaataatattttttttatccagatagtataaaa is part of the Cyclopterus lumpus isolate fCycLum1 chromosome 7, fCycLum1.pri, whole genome shotgun sequence genome and harbors:
- the LOC117733143 gene encoding PHD and RING finger domain-containing protein 1-like isoform X1, which encodes MDKSTVSKAAVGEGADKCYICLSPFEKQIIASLENCQHVFCIDCILQWSQTANTCPVDRIRFAFILQRRRPGGAIQKKIKVRTKKREDEEDDEEEEGSNTVICEACGRSDHRHLVLVCIHCDSGYHMDCLTPSLNTCPEGDWVCAECAVTTQHTDASVVEGEISDGELTDLLAEVDETASTSSRLRPSTMNRPRSSADRRHSQRIQSRASSDPHPLPQTSWHVPRYLLRATQPAVATVEVAALHHRDTNSAAVKLKTRKRRKRAT
- the LOC117733143 gene encoding PHD and RING finger domain-containing protein 1-like isoform X2, which produces MDKSTVSKAAVGEGADKCYICLSPFEKQIIASLENCQHVFCIDCILQWSQTANTCPVDRIRFAFILQRRRPGGAIQKKIKVRTKKREDEEDDEEEEGSNTVICEACGRSDHRHLVLVCIHCDSGYHMDCLTPSLNTCPEGDWVCAECAVTTQHTDASVVEGEISDGELTDLLAEVDETASTSSRLRPSTMNRPRSSADRRHSQRIQSRASSDPHPLPQTSWHVPRYLLRATQPAVATVEVAALHHRDTNSAAS